The DNA segment AATTCCCTGGGTAGGCCAAGATTTGCTAATCCTAGGTATTCTTCTTCTCTGCCAAATAGGAATTACCCGACCATAGACATATTTATTTTGAGAGTAAATCGAATAATCATAGTAGATTGGTAAAATCTCATAATCGCAGATAATACTGAGAAAAGCACAAGCATCATTAATAACATGCTCCAAATGTCTAGCTAAAGAAACTTCAATTTCTTTGGCTTCATGGATAATCAACTTATTTATATGCTGGTTTATTAATGGAACTCTAACATCTATAAAACTAAGTCTATAGAGAGTATCTATGTTTCTTCTATAAGAGATATTGTGATCTTTGTGAACGATATATTTTTTACCACACTTAACTTCGTATCCTGAACTCAAGGCACAATATAAACTTGGTTTATCTATTATCCTAGTAGCGTTCCTGCTTTGCCGCTGAGGAGTATTCTCAAATTCTGTTCCAAAAATCTCATCTATTGCTGAAAACTCGTCATTTAAGTAAGCTCGCAATTGAATGAAATAATCGGGTTTTTCTTCGGAAGAAACATCTTTCGATAGCCCTGAATAAGTTACGAATCTTGCTGTGTAAAAGTTTGTTGTTCCGTTATTAATATCAAAAGGTGGTCTAGAATAGCCAATTAGAAATATACTCGGTTGAATAATCAGAATTTGCTGCCTCTCATCGTGCATCTTTTCAGCAATTTTTAACCGCTCATCATCAGCAATACCTTTCCAGATTAGCTTTACATCTATCTCGGCTTCTTCTACGAAGATAAGGCGCAAGCTAATTGTTATTGATTGGATAGTGTCGCCAATTAGAAGTTTGGCATCACCATGATATGTCCAATCTCCTGGAAAACCACCTAACCATCCTGGATGAGTCATATGAAGTAGATGTTTATGGATGCGTTATAACTCTTGCAAGTTACTAACCGAGAATACAAAGTTTTCACTAAGGTTTTGTCATTTCTACTCTAGCCTGTCTCATCATTACCTGCAAATTATTGCTCTACAAATAGCCCCAGAGTGACCTTACTTCAAAGACTGGATGGTTAACCGCTGACGGTTTTTCACAGATGGTTTTACAATTGCAAGGGCAATCGTACCTCACAAATAACCTCCCAACCAAAGCCTAACCAAGGACTTCCACTTACTTGAGCATCAGCACCCAACAGATAAGCTTCCAACTACGTCCCAACAGAGGGATTAAGTTAACTATTGATTATGCCGCAACTGCGGTATAACTTTCTTTATGGGTGTATATTGCTGCAAAAGGCTTTTGTATATCAAGCCACACTCCCTATTACTTGCTATCAGAGTCTCCCTTTCTCTGGGGGGTACGTCGCGCAATTCGGCTCAAGGACATGAGCCGCAAGACAAAAAAGAATTATATCTACTACATACTGGAATACATTTACTGTCATCACTAACGGCATCCTCAAGAACAAAATGCGATCGCGCCTAGGCGCATTCCTTTTGCAACCCTACCGATATCTCTCGTCCGCTCCATCAATTTATTAGCCTGCGCCGCTATGATGCAACTGCAAAATCTGTGTACTGTCGCATCTTAGGTTCGTGGAATGCTAACACAATATCTTCTTTAGGGACACCTGCACGAACTAAGTCAGCGGCAATGCCATCTTCAGTCCAATCTTCTTCGATCCAAAACTTACTATCACGAATACGAACATAGACGGTCATGCCAGCAATGCGATCGCCTTTCTGCCAACCAAGATTCATCCAGATATAATGTCCCTTTGGTTCATCCACAATCAAGAATGTCTTAATGTCTCGATTCGGACGGCGGTTGCACAATTCTAAATACTCAGACAATATCTGTTTCATCAACTTGGGATACTCAATTAATTTATCCATTGCGTAATTTCCTCTGCCTCTATATTTACGACAATGAGTGGAAGCTGGTGTTTATTGAGAATGAGTTGAATTACATCTTGCTTGAAAAAGGTGTTATGAGCGACTGTACTGACAGCAACATAAGTCACAAGTAGTTAAGCTGGTTCGCATTGGCGATCGCAAAGCCTCTACAAAGTAGAATCGCATCATCAAAGACAGCATCAAAAAACGTCTTCCAGAAACAAAAAAATGCGATCACGTCTTTAACTGTTGCTTAAAGCCATTGTCAATTGCCGATTAGATTTTGCGCTATGTCTGCGCTCAAGTTCTAGTAAACCTTCTTTAAGACGGACTCCACCTCTAAAACCTGTAAGTGTGCCGTTGCTGCCAATAACACGATGGCAAGGCACAATAATACACAGAGGATTTTTACCGTTGGCTGCTCCCACAGCACGCGCTGCTGTTGGCAATCCTATTTTTCTCGCCAGTTCTCCATAAGATATCGTTTGACCGTAAGGAATCGACTGTAGGGCTGTCCAAACCTGCTGTTGAAACACCGTACCTATGGGGGCAAGTGGTAGCGTGAATTGATACAATTCGCCATTGAAATATGCCTGAAGTTGATCAACGGCGTCACCGTCTAGCTTCTTTTGGAAATGCCAAGTGGCTTCTGGAGACTTTGCAGCCAGTCCTTCTTGAAAGTCTATTGCCACTAGCCCAACTGAGTTTTGCGCGATTAAGATACGTCCCAGAGGGCTATCCATGTAGGTATAGAAAATTGAATCAGAAATCATAAAAATTCCTTTTTGCTTAGATTTTCCAGAACGCGATCGCCTGCAATTCTAGATAGAATTTTGGCATGGATTCACATCTGTGCATCATGGGAATGCGTTGGCGAAGCCCACTGAAAGTATCGCTTGTCAGCAACCCATACCATCGGTCAACCCAACAAATATTTATAAGAGTTGGATTGGTTTCCTTAAACGCCACGACGCAAGGACGCGGAAACTCCCGCTTGTGACTCGCCAACCTCTGTGGATTTTAAATTTTTAGCTCTAATTGCTACATCTCGCCAGCAGCCTTTTTTGAGCAGAAATGGACGGTTGCAAAAAAAATCCCCTGGCAGAAATGCCAGGGGATGAAAGTGCTAAATCTTAGCTAATGAATTGGGTAACTCATGCCCTTAGGCGACAGGAAGTAACTCTCGCTGTTCGGATTTGACTACCTGAATCTGACCGTCATCGTCAACATCAATGATGGCTGTGTCTCCATCTTGAATGGTGCCAGATAGCATGGCTTCAGCCAAGTTGTCTTCCAGGAGTCGCATAATCGCCCGACGCAGCGGTCTTGCACCGTAAGCAGGACTGTAGCCTTCGGTAACGACACGGTCTTTGAAGCGATCGCTTACTTCCAAAGTAATTCCCTGTTCGGTCAAGCGTTCGGCGATTTCGCGCAGCATGATTACAGAAATTTGCTTCACTTCGTCCTTCGTCAACTGACGGAAGACAATGATCTCGTCGAGACGATTGAGAAACTCAGGACGGAAGTATTGCTTGAGTTCTTCATTCACCAAAGCGCGAACGTGGTTGTATTGCGCCTCAGCTTGATTGTCAGTTACCTCGAAGCCTAAACCGCCGCCGCCTTTCTCAATGACTTTAGAACCAACGTTGGAGGTCATGATAATCAAGGTGTTCTTGAAGTCTACTGTGCGACCTTGAGCATCGGTCAGGCGACCGTCATCCAAGAGTTGCAGCAGCATATTGAACACATCGGGGTGAGCTTTTTCGATTTCGTCGAATAGTACCACGGT comes from the Coleofasciculus sp. FACHB-1120 genome and includes:
- a CDS encoding element excision factor XisH family protein, which codes for MTYVAVSTVAHNTFFKQDVIQLILNKHQLPLIVVNIEAEEITQWIN
- a CDS encoding XisI protein, translating into MDKLIEYPKLMKQILSEYLELCNRRPNRDIKTFLIVDEPKGHYIWMNLGWQKGDRIAGMTVYVRIRDSKFWIEEDWTEDGIAADLVRAGVPKEDIVLAFHEPKMRQYTDFAVAS
- a CDS encoding methylated-DNA--[protein]-cysteine S-methyltransferase, producing MISDSIFYTYMDSPLGRILIAQNSVGLVAIDFQEGLAAKSPEATWHFQKKLDGDAVDQLQAYFNGELYQFTLPLAPIGTVFQQQVWTALQSIPYGQTISYGELARKIGLPTAARAVGAANGKNPLCIIVPCHRVIGSNGTLTGFRGGVRLKEGLLELERRHSAKSNRQLTMALSNS